In Salvelinus namaycush isolate Seneca chromosome 17, SaNama_1.0, whole genome shotgun sequence, one genomic interval encodes:
- the LOC120062507 gene encoding E3 ubiquitin-protein ligase TRIM39-like yields MTSGSFFQEEDFLCPVCFDIFRDPVVLPCSHSAYPVTLDPNTAHPDVLLYPDMVTFRARNSGEREEMETPVPDTPERFNLYEGILCSEGFDSETHTWDVEVRNEYLQRFGYSRDWALGVVEESVSRKGVIEKGGWRLEQHGGVYTVRSVPEPPITLSLKLSPRGSE; encoded by the exons ATGACCTCCGGTTCCTTCTTCCAAGAAGAGGATTTCCTCTGTCCCGTGTGTTTTGATATCTTCAGGGATCCCGTGGTTCTCCCTTGCAGCCACAGTGCCT aTCCAGTGACTCTGGACCCCAACACGGCCCATCCAGACGTGCTGCTGTACCCCGATATGGTCACATTCAGAGCCAGAAActctggggagagagaagagatggagacgCCAGTTCCTGACACTCCAGAGAGGTTCAACCTCTATGAAGGAATCCTGTGCTCTGAGGGCTTTGATTCGGAGACACACACCTGGGACGTGGAAGTCAGGAATGAATATCTTCAGAGATTCGGCTACAGCCGTGACTGGGCCCTGGGGGTGGTGGAGGAGTCTGTGTCCAGGAAGGGCGTGATAGAGAAGGGAGGCTGGAGATTAGAACAACATGGAGGAGTTTACACCGTACGCTCCGTCCCCGAACCTCCCATCACCCTCTCATTGAAGCTGAGCCCTCGAGGATCAGAGTGA